One window of Quercus robur chromosome 12, dhQueRobu3.1, whole genome shotgun sequence genomic DNA carries:
- the LOC126708544 gene encoding uncharacterized protein LOC126708544, protein MEATAWRLDQKSCGGGVEVVGFRHDDDDEEQGQDDAVVDGDVEEEEWTVAEELEERPGDEDGEEDDHGDRVPEEAEEEDEERDERVVHAEVTEVALEASGGFAECVRAHSQRQDNFLNIERGKDQDNQREGSVNTSHTSKSHSKGKDHASHKQNDRKALQQEIDDLKKKLRRAQQKRTSPGSGTSSNEDNEYRRRSRTPPSETFSYEEERPRKRSHKSPSYQGLANDAMSKALDRISQSPFTRRIKSAVLPRWFHQPTFAIYNGRTDPVEHVSQFNQRMAVHTRDEALMYKIFPSSLGPMAMRWFDALQPNSIDSFKQLTQAFGSRFITSTRVPRPLDSLLSLSMREGETLKAYSDRYWEMYNEIEGNYDDVAISTFKRGLPTEHGLRKSLTGKPVTSVRQLMDRIDKYKRVEEDQQMGKGKAKVVPQERRDFRSERFNNSNRPRRDYVEQSGSTGAQAVHAVFREPLHKILEKVKYEPFFQWPNKMAGDPLKRNQNLYCAYHQEPGHTTDDCRNLKNHLDRLVREGKLRHLLHRPEGWQEPSSNETRQSTLRPPIDTINVILAAPGRTGSVPFRVMSVSSFPTEPDDRKSKRARVSATPVIGFTEEDKQGTIQPHDDALVVTLRIGGYDVKRVLVDQGSAVEEDLSPYDSPLVSFEGKIVIPKGMIRLPVQTDSDVVEVDFIVVDAYSPYTAIVAQPWLHALGAVSSTLHQKVKYPSGGQIKEIIGNQGMARQCMVSAISRQPNNKPSTSAENGL, encoded by the exons ATGGAGGCAACGGCGTGGAGGCTTGATCAGAAAAGCTGTGGTGGAGGCGTGGAGGTCGTGGGTTTCCGGC atgatgatgatgatgaagagcaAGGCCAAGACGATGCGGTCGTCGACGGTGATGTGGAAGAGGAGGAGTGGACGGTCGCGGAGGAATTAGAGGAAAGACCAGGCGACGAAGATGGCGAGGAAGACGATCATGGAGATCGGGTGCCAGAGGAGGCTGAGGAAGAGGATGAGGAGCGCGATGAACGTGTAGTTCACGCGGAAGTGACCGAGGTTGCGCTTGAAGCGAGCGGTGGCTTCGCCGAGTGTGTCAGGGCGC ATTCTCAACGGCaggacaattttttaaatatcgaACGAGGGAAAGACCAAGATAATCAgcgagagggcagtgtgaacacctctcacacgagtaAAAGCCACTCAAAAGGGAAGGATCATGCATCCCATAAGCAAAACGATCGAAAGGCTTTACAAcaagagattgatgatttgaagaaaaagttgCGCCGAGCACAGCAGAAACGTACTTCACCTGGCTCGGGCACTAGCAGTAACGAGGATAACGAATACCGGCGAAGATCAagaacccctccgagcgagacATTTTCCTACGAGGAAGAGAGGCCTCGTAAACGCAGCCACAAAAGCCCAtcttaccaaggcctggccaACGATGCCATGAGTAAGGCCCTGGATCGCATTTCCCAGTCGCCGTTTACACGTAGAATAAAGAGTGCAGTGCTTCCTCGGTGGTTCCATCAACCAACGTTTGCTATATACAATGGTCGGACCGACCCAGTGGAGCATGTAAGCCAATTCAAtcagaggatggccgtccataCCAGGGATGAGGCGTTAATGTATAAGATATTCCCATCTAGCTTGGGAcccatggcgatgagatggttcgatgCCCTCCAgccgaattccatagattcctttaaacagTTGACGCAAGCTTTTGGTTCCCgtttcatcaccagcactagagtccctcggcccctcgattccctcTTATCCTTGTCCATGCGGGAAGGAGAgacgctgaaggcctactcagATAGATACTGGGAAATGTATAACGAGATAGAGGGGAATTatgatgacgtcgccatcagtacGTTCAAAAGGGGCTTGCCGACAGAAcatggcttaagaaagtccCTCACTGGAAAGCCAGTCACCAGCGTGCGCCAACTTATGGACagaattgacaagtacaaaagggtcgaggaggaccagcagaTGGGGAAAGGTAAAGCGAAGGtcgtccctcaggagaggagggacttcaggtcggaacGATTTAACAACAGTAACAGGCCGAGAAGGGACTATGTAGAGCAGTCCGGATCTACTGGGGCTCAGGCAGTccatgctgtgttccgagaacctCTTCACAAAATCCTAGAGAAGGTGAAGTATGAGCCTTTCTTTCagtggccgaacaagatggctgGTGATCCTTTGAAGCGCAATCAGAACCTGTATTGCGCGTACCATCAGGAGCCGGGTCACACTACTGATGATTGTAGAAACCTGAAGAACCATTTAGATCGGCTCGTCCGAGAAGGGAAGCTGAGACATCTGCTGCATCGCCCAGAAGGATGGCAGGAACCATCGAGCAATGAAACCAGACAAAGTACGTTGAGGCCACCCATTGACACGATTAATGTTATTCTCGCCGCACCTGGAAGGACAGGCTCTGTCCCCTTCAGGGTAATGTCAGTAAGCAGTTTCCCAACTGAGCCAGACGACAGGAAATCCAAGAGAGCTAGAGTGAGTGCCACGCCAGTAATCGGGTTCACGGAGGAAGACAAGCagggaactattcagccccACGACGATGCCCTAGTCGTCACACTCAGAATAGGgggttatgacgtgaagagggtgttgGTTGATCAAGGCAGCGCCGTGgag GAGGACCTGTCGCCCTACGATTCCCCCTTGGTTAGCTTTGAAGGGAAAATCGTCATCCCGAAGGGCATGATCAGactgcctgtgcaaacagatTCAGATGTGGTagaagtggacttcattgttgtagatgcatactccccctacacagctatCGTGGCCCAGccatggcttcatgcactaggggctgtgtcgtcaACCTTGCACCAAAAAGTCAAGTACCCGTCAGGAGGtcaaatcaaagaaataataGGGAACCAGGGAATGGCTAgacaatgcatggtgtcggcaatCTCACGACAGCCGAATAACAAACCTTCCACTTCAGCCGAGAAcggcttatag
- the LOC126710403 gene encoding bifunctional pinoresinol-lariciresinol reductase 2-like, whose translation MEKCRVLVVGGTGYLGKRLVKASLAEGHETYILNRAEIGVDIDKVQMLLSFKEQGAHLVSGSFTDHQSLVKAIKLVDVVICTISGVHIRSHQILLQLKLIDAIKEAGNVKRFLPSEFGTDPARMEDALEPGRVTFDDKMIVRKAIEDAQIPFTYISANCFAGYFLGGLCQPGKILPSRDSVVLLGDGNKKAIYVEEDDIAMYTIKTIDDPRTLNKTVYLRPPKNILSQREVVEIWEKLIGKELQKSSIPKEEFLASLKGLEYAEQVGLIHYYHVCYEGCLTNFEIGNDAVEASELYPEIKYTTVEEYMKRYL comes from the exons atggaaaaatgcaGAGTGCTGGTTGTAGGGGGAACTGGGTATCTAGGGAAGAGGTTGGTGAAGGCAAGTTTGGCTGAAGGTCATGAGACGTACATCCTAAACAGAGCAGAGATAGGTGTTGATATTGATAAAGTTCAAATGCTTTTGTCATTCAAGGAGCAAGGTGCTCACCTTGTTTCTGGTTCCTTTACCGATCACCAGAGCCTTGTGAAGGCTATCAAATTAGTTGATGTTGTTATCTGTACAATATCTGGAGTTCACATCCGAAGCCACCAAATTCTCCTTCAACTTAAGCTTATCGATGCCATCAAAGAAGCTGGTAATGTAAAg AGATTTTTGCCCTCTGAGTTTGGCACCGACCCTGCTAGAATGGAGGATGCATTAGAACCTGGGAGAGTGACATTTGATGACAAAATGATTGTAAGGAAAGCCATTGAAGATGCTCAAATACCTTTCACATATATTTCCGCAAACTGTTTTGCTGGTTACTTTCTTGGTGGTTTGTGCCAGCCCGGTAAGATCCTTCCTTCAAGAGATTCAGTGGTATTGTTGGGTGACGGAAATAAAAAAG CAATTTATGTGGAGGAAGATGATATAGCCATGTATACCATCAAAACTATAGATGACCCTCGAACTCTCAACAAGACAGTATATCTAAGGCCACCTAAAAACATTCTATCTCAAAGAGAAGTTGTTGAGATTTGGGAGAAACTAATTGGCAAAGAGTTGCAAAAGTCTTCCATACCCAAGGAAGAGTTTCTAGCTTCCTTGAAAG gaCTAGAGTACGCAGAGCAAGTTGGACTTATACATTACTATCATGTTTGTTACGAGGGATGTCTTACAAATTTCGAGATAGGAAATGATGCAGTAGAAGCTTCTGAGCTTTATCCAGAGATCAAGTATACTACGGTGGAAGAATACATGAAACGCTATTTATAA